One window from the genome of Paenibacillus azoreducens encodes:
- a CDS encoding YolD-like family protein, with amino-acid sequence MSKKLEGNGLFESSRMMLPEHREAYIRHQRQLVRRTPPLIDPQAAEEMSRILASALQGKVLVAITLFDEKENVRLTGHVLRIDMSRRQIRLRKADDGETEWIRLDQIIDIVAESGI; translated from the coding sequence ATGAGCAAAAAACTCGAAGGCAACGGTTTGTTTGAATCATCCCGGATGATGCTGCCGGAGCACCGGGAAGCCTATATCCGGCATCAGCGGCAGCTTGTGCGCCGTACCCCTCCGCTAATTGACCCGCAGGCCGCAGAGGAGATGTCCCGGATACTGGCATCCGCACTGCAGGGCAAGGTGCTGGTCGCAATCACTCTTTTTGACGAAAAGGAAAATGTTCGGCTTACAGGCCATGTGCTGCGGATTGATATGTCCCGGCGGCAGATCCGCTTAAGAAAGGCTGACGACGGAGAAACTGAATGGATCCGGCTGGATCAAATCATCGACATAGTGGCGGAGAGCGGCATATAA
- a CDS encoding DNA polymerase IV: MAEPKKRVIMLADCQSFYASVEKAAHPEYQDKPLVVSGDPARRSGIILAACPLAKKYGVTTAERLGDALRKCPHLVVIRPRMAEYIRVSLHITEIFQSFTDLVEPYSIDEQHLDVTGSIRLFGSPDEIARRIQKQVQHETGIYVRVGISDCKVLSKMACDIFAKKIPGGIFVMKREELPRTLWPKPVHEMFMVGSRMTRHLYKMGIHTIGDLAQTPLPRLTKRWGVNGEVLWRIARGIDSSPVTPHSQLQQQKGIGHQMTLPRDYTSWEELRVVLLELCEQVGRRCREKGLMGSVVSVGCQGADFDHPTGFSRQMKLADPTSITDEIFDAACLLFHRHWNGLPVRKVGVAVSDLHPDSLIQLTLFGNRDRKRELERATDSIKLRFGETAILRAASLADAGQAQERALRIGGHYK, from the coding sequence ATGGCTGAGCCCAAAAAACGCGTCATCATGCTGGCCGACTGCCAGTCTTTTTATGCCAGTGTGGAAAAAGCCGCCCACCCCGAATACCAAGACAAGCCTTTGGTCGTATCCGGTGATCCGGCCCGCCGGTCGGGAATTATTTTGGCCGCCTGTCCGCTTGCCAAGAAATACGGCGTGACGACGGCCGAACGTCTCGGCGACGCGCTGCGGAAATGCCCGCATCTGGTTGTCATCCGCCCGCGGATGGCGGAATATATCCGCGTATCTTTGCATATCACCGAGATTTTTCAATCCTTTACCGATCTCGTGGAGCCGTACAGCATTGATGAACAGCATCTGGACGTCACCGGCAGCATCCGTTTATTCGGCAGTCCAGACGAAATCGCCCGCCGGATTCAGAAACAGGTGCAGCATGAAACGGGGATTTACGTACGGGTCGGCATCAGCGATTGCAAAGTTCTGAGCAAGATGGCCTGCGACATATTTGCCAAAAAAATCCCCGGCGGCATCTTTGTTATGAAGCGGGAGGAATTGCCCAGGACGTTATGGCCTAAACCGGTGCATGAAATGTTTATGGTCGGCTCCCGGATGACCCGCCATCTGTATAAAATGGGCATTCATACGATCGGCGATCTGGCGCAAACGCCTCTGCCGCGGCTAACGAAGCGTTGGGGCGTAAATGGCGAGGTGCTGTGGCGCATTGCCCGCGGCATCGACTCTTCCCCGGTCACTCCCCACAGCCAGCTGCAGCAGCAGAAAGGCATAGGCCATCAGATGACGCTCCCGCGCGACTATACAAGCTGGGAAGAGCTTCGGGTCGTGCTGCTTGAGCTATGCGAGCAGGTCGGTCGGCGCTGCCGGGAAAAGGGGCTCATGGGCTCGGTTGTCAGCGTCGGCTGCCAGGGAGCGGATTTCGACCATCCGACCGGCTTTTCCAGACAAATGAAACTTGCGGATCCCACCAGCATCACCGATGAAATCTTTGACGCAGCCTGTTTGCTGTTCCACCGTCACTGGAACGGCTTGCCCGTCCGCAAAGTCGGCGTGGCCGTATCCGATCTCCATCCCGATTCCCTGATTCAGCTTACTCTGTTCGGAAACCGCGACCGCAAGCGGGAACTGGAGCGGGCCACCGACAGCATCAAGCTCAGATTCGGCGAAACCGCCATTCTCCGGGCCGCCTCGCTTGCAGATGCCGGGCAAGCGCAGGAACGGGCGCTGCGGATTGGGGGCCATTACAAATGA
- a CDS encoding cupredoxin domain-containing protein, with product MKKWMTLGLTLLLVFALSACGSKTNKNTTNTGAGGTAAGGTQNITVTATNFKFEPAEIKVKKGNKVKITLVNKEGAHGLEIPDFKINLQKNGSADFTADKAGTHEFHCSVMCGAGHDNMVGKIIVE from the coding sequence ATGAAAAAATGGATGACGTTAGGATTAACGCTGCTGCTCGTCTTTGCGCTCAGCGCCTGCGGCAGCAAAACCAATAAGAACACAACCAATACCGGAGCTGGCGGAACGGCAGCCGGCGGAACTCAAAACATCACAGTAACGGCGACCAATTTCAAGTTTGAGCCTGCCGAAATTAAAGTCAAAAAAGGCAATAAAGTTAAAATTACGCTTGTCAATAAAGAAGGTGCCCATGGCCTTGAAATCCCCGACTTCAAAATCAATCTGCAAAAAAACGGATCAGCCGATTTTACGGCAGATAAGGCGGGCACACATGAGTTTCATTGCTCCGTGATGTGCGGCGCAGGGCATGACAACATGGTAGGTAAAATTATTGTGGAGTAA
- the spoVM gene encoding stage V sporulation protein SpoVM: MKFYTFKLPKFLGGFVKALLNTFHKS; the protein is encoded by the coding sequence ATGAAATTTTACACGTTTAAGCTGCCAAAGTTTTTGGGAGGATTCGTAAAAGCTTTATTAAACACATTTCATAAAAGCTGA
- the rpmB gene encoding 50S ribosomal protein L28: MSRKCYVTGKKPGSGNHVSHANNRNRRSWGVNVQKVRILVDGKPKRVYVSTRALKSGKVTRV; encoded by the coding sequence ATGTCTCGCAAATGTTATGTGACTGGCAAGAAGCCAGGAAGCGGTAACCACGTATCCCACGCTAACAACCGCAACCGTCGTTCTTGGGGTGTAAACGTGCAAAAGGTTCGTATTCTTGTTGATGGCAAACCAAAACGCGTTTATGTGAGCACTCGTGCGCTCAAATCCGGCAAAGTAACCCGTGTGTAA
- a CDS encoding stage VI sporulation protein F, with protein sequence MGYQQYGISPALVARVKQKMKNQATKDRVKKMLEGVSKFDLQDPAKVQRLVKSAAGVMRESLSQAEEQQIVRFVLAQKIDPNNTFHLIKLWGMFR encoded by the coding sequence TTGGGCTACCAGCAGTATGGAATTAGTCCTGCGTTAGTGGCAAGAGTCAAGCAAAAGATGAAAAATCAGGCTACCAAAGATCGGGTCAAGAAGATGTTGGAAGGTGTCAGCAAGTTCGATCTTCAAGACCCGGCAAAGGTGCAGCGCCTTGTCAAATCGGCGGCGGGAGTCATGCGCGAATCCCTATCGCAGGCCGAGGAGCAGCAAATCGTGCGATTTGTGCTCGCTCAGAAGATTGATCCGAACAATACCTTTCATTTGATCAAACTTTGGGGCATGTTCCGTTAA
- a CDS encoding DAK2 domain-containing protein — translation MSKRSLNGTDFTAMVLAGAEQLQQHAEHVNSLNVFPVPDGDTGTNMNLTMSAGVTELKRNHSDSIGHSAGVLSKGLLMGARGNSGVITSQLFRGFSRYAAPYTELNAIQFAAALQTGVDAAYKAVVKPVEGTILTVAKEAAKHAVFYARRTNDITELMEQVLLKAQETLSKTPEMLPVLKQVGVVDSGGQGLVYIYEGFLRYLKGMQGQVEYTSAPAARQAVPGEHQETASAVLNSAASVLAERHELAQSKIETEDIEFLYDMEFFINRQLGGSGEKFDEDQFRKALSVNGDSIIIIADEELIKVHVHSKEPGEVLNLALRFGEITQIHILNMREQHRDLLTTGLDIAPMPELFADMPVDSVEHSREQVPATPPADELAPYGFIAVASGQGIADIFKSLGVDVVLSGGQTMNPSTEDFVNAIGSISAQHIYILPNNSNIVLAAQQAGELLEDERSVTVIPSKSIPQGIAAAFAFSEEESQDTNTNNMMDAIARIKSGQVTHAVRDTQIDNIDIKEGQYIGIENSKIVTASEGLLASCQDLLAKMLVSGDEIVTILAGEETQPEMTAELANWLSEHYPDAEVEVHQGGQPVYYYIFSVES, via the coding sequence TTGAGTAAGCGTTCTTTGAATGGGACAGATTTTACCGCGATGGTATTGGCCGGAGCGGAACAACTGCAGCAGCATGCAGAGCATGTCAATTCTTTAAATGTTTTTCCGGTGCCTGATGGGGATACGGGGACCAATATGAATCTAACGATGAGTGCAGGCGTGACGGAATTGAAAAGAAATCATTCCGACTCGATCGGACACAGCGCAGGAGTGCTTTCCAAAGGATTGCTGATGGGCGCGCGCGGCAACTCGGGGGTTATCACATCCCAGTTGTTCCGCGGTTTCAGCCGCTACGCAGCTCCTTACACAGAGCTGAATGCAATTCAGTTTGCAGCCGCCCTGCAAACCGGGGTGGATGCTGCATATAAAGCCGTCGTAAAGCCGGTGGAAGGCACGATTTTGACCGTGGCGAAAGAGGCTGCCAAACATGCGGTTTTCTACGCGCGTCGGACCAATGACATTACGGAATTGATGGAGCAGGTTCTTCTCAAGGCGCAAGAGACGCTTTCCAAAACTCCGGAAATGCTGCCTGTGTTGAAGCAGGTCGGTGTAGTGGACTCCGGGGGACAGGGACTGGTTTACATTTATGAAGGTTTCCTCCGGTATCTTAAGGGTATGCAGGGACAGGTGGAGTACACGTCTGCGCCGGCGGCAAGACAAGCCGTGCCGGGCGAACATCAGGAAACGGCATCGGCCGTCTTAAACTCCGCTGCATCCGTGCTTGCAGAGCGGCATGAACTGGCTCAATCCAAAATCGAAACGGAAGACATTGAATTTTTGTATGACATGGAGTTTTTCATTAATCGTCAGCTTGGCGGCTCCGGAGAAAAATTCGATGAGGATCAATTCCGGAAAGCGCTCTCAGTTAACGGGGATTCCATTATCATTATTGCGGATGAAGAATTGATCAAAGTCCATGTTCATTCGAAGGAGCCGGGCGAAGTGCTGAATTTGGCCTTGCGCTTCGGAGAAATTACGCAAATTCATATTTTAAATATGCGTGAACAGCATAGGGATCTGCTGACAACGGGGCTCGACATCGCTCCGATGCCTGAGCTGTTTGCCGATATGCCGGTTGATTCGGTCGAGCATTCGCGCGAGCAAGTTCCGGCTACGCCGCCTGCGGATGAACTGGCGCCTTACGGATTTATCGCGGTTGCTTCCGGGCAAGGCATCGCCGATATTTTTAAGAGCCTTGGCGTGGATGTGGTCCTTTCCGGCGGTCAGACGATGAATCCAAGCACGGAAGACTTCGTGAACGCCATCGGTTCGATTTCGGCGCAGCACATTTATATTTTGCCGAATAACTCGAACATTGTGCTTGCGGCCCAACAGGCCGGGGAACTTCTTGAGGACGAGCGAAGCGTGACGGTGATTCCGAGCAAGAGCATCCCGCAAGGGATTGCAGCCGCATTTGCTTTTTCTGAAGAAGAGTCCCAGGATACCAATACGAACAATATGATGGATGCTATCGCCCGGATCAAATCCGGCCAGGTGACTCATGCGGTCCGCGATACGCAAATCGATAACATCGATATCAAAGAAGGTCAATATATCGGCATTGAGAATTCGAAGATCGTAACAGCCTCCGAGGGTCTTTTGGCCTCTTGCCAGGATCTCCTTGCTAAGATGCTTGTAAGCGGCGATGAAATTGTAACCATTCTCGCAGGCGAAGAAACGCAGCCGGAGATGACGGCGGAGCTGGCGAATTGGCTCAGCGAACATTATCCGGACGCCGAGGTGGAAGTACATCAGGGCGGACAGCCGGTGTATTACTATATTTTCTCTGTGGAGTCCTAG
- a CDS encoding SOS response-associated peptidase, translating into MCGRFTLIVSLEELMLRYELDPGYSIPYHQPQYNIAPTQMVLSIIHDGSRLRLGELRWGLVPSWAKDISIGSRMINARSETLLDKPAYRRPFERKRCLIPADGFYEWRRTENGKRPYRIRLKDGGIFSMAGLYDIWLQEDGSKLATCTIITTPPNALMEPIHDRMPAILRPEDELRWVERGTADPRELQQLLLPYPAEEMEAYPVSTAVNSVKNDSPLCIEPSTPRFEP; encoded by the coding sequence ATGTGCGGACGTTTTACTCTGATTGTCTCTCTGGAAGAGCTGATGCTGCGGTATGAGCTGGATCCCGGATATTCGATTCCTTATCATCAACCGCAATATAATATAGCGCCGACGCAAATGGTTTTGTCCATCATCCATGACGGAAGCCGCCTGCGGCTCGGCGAGCTGAGATGGGGCCTGGTGCCTTCTTGGGCCAAAGATATAAGCATAGGCAGCCGCATGATCAATGCGCGCAGTGAAACACTGCTCGACAAACCGGCCTATAGACGCCCTTTTGAGCGCAAAAGATGCCTGATTCCGGCAGATGGGTTTTATGAATGGCGCAGGACAGAAAACGGCAAACGCCCATACCGAATCAGACTTAAAGACGGCGGAATATTCAGCATGGCCGGCTTGTACGACATTTGGCTCCAGGAAGACGGTAGTAAGCTCGCAACCTGCACCATCATCACAACCCCGCCCAATGCCCTAATGGAACCTATTCATGACCGAATGCCGGCTATTCTTCGTCCGGAAGACGAGCTGCGCTGGGTCGAACGGGGAACTGCCGATCCCCGGGAACTTCAGCAGCTCCTTCTTCCTTACCCGGCGGAAGAAATGGAGGCATATCCTGTAAGCACTGCGGTGAATTCGGTTAAAAACGACTCTCCGCTCTGCATCGAGCCAAGCACTCCCCGGTTTGAGCCCTAA
- the recG gene encoding ATP-dependent DNA helicase RecG yields the protein MSLSLDQISIRQVRGVSALKEGELHAFGIFTVKDLLEYYPFRYEDYRLRSLSEVKDGEKITIQAKIMGVPVLQRYGRKSRLTCKMMAEQWMFTATWFNRHFLRDQLVGGREIVLVGKWDQRRMQLTVSESEFPDQGGWRSGTLQPVYSVGGKITQTWMRKTMGQALTQYGEMIPEILPHNIMQKYRFMPRKQAVATIHQPQDSREGQRGRERMVYEELFLFQLKMQAFRALNRRGMDGIVHTVDNKTMREFVRSLPFELTDAQKNVELEILQDMRSPYCMNRLLQGDVGSGKTAVAAIALYAAVRSGFQGALMVPTEILAEQHMRSLQQMFEPFGITVALLTGSVSGRKRKDLLASLQIGMTDIVVGTHALIQEDVFFRQLGLVVTDEQHRFGVNQRSILRRKGYNPDVLTMTATPIPRTLAITAFGDLDVSTLSERPKGRIPITTYWVKHDKMDRVLGFIAREIDQGRQAYLICPLIEESEKLDVQNAIDLHIQMQQAFPKYRVGLLHGRMTPAEKEGVMRSFKENEVQLLVSTTVVEVGVDVPNATLMVIMDADRFGLSQLHQLRGRVGRGQHASYCVLVADPKSEVGQERMTVMTETDDGFEVSRRDLDLRGPGDFFGTKQSGLPEFRLADMVSDFAVLEQARDDASQLVGDSEFWTSQEYAVLRDYLRQEQIFQGDLVD from the coding sequence ATGAGTCTTAGTTTGGATCAAATTTCAATCCGTCAGGTGCGCGGCGTGAGTGCTCTCAAAGAGGGGGAGCTTCACGCCTTTGGCATCTTTACGGTCAAAGATTTATTGGAATATTACCCGTTCCGGTACGAGGATTACCGCCTGCGCTCGCTTAGCGAGGTGAAGGATGGCGAAAAGATTACTATTCAAGCCAAAATCATGGGCGTTCCGGTGCTGCAGCGTTATGGCCGAAAATCGCGTCTGACCTGCAAAATGATGGCGGAGCAGTGGATGTTTACGGCGACCTGGTTCAATCGCCATTTCCTGCGCGACCAGCTGGTGGGCGGAAGAGAAATTGTATTGGTAGGCAAATGGGATCAGCGGAGGATGCAGCTGACTGTATCCGAATCGGAGTTCCCGGATCAGGGAGGTTGGCGGAGCGGGACGCTGCAGCCCGTTTACTCTGTCGGCGGCAAAATTACGCAAACGTGGATGCGCAAAACGATGGGACAGGCTCTGACCCAATACGGAGAGATGATTCCCGAAATTCTTCCGCACAACATTATGCAAAAATACCGTTTCATGCCGCGCAAACAGGCCGTTGCGACGATCCATCAGCCGCAGGATTCGCGGGAAGGCCAGCGGGGACGGGAACGGATGGTTTATGAGGAATTGTTTTTGTTTCAGTTGAAAATGCAAGCTTTCCGGGCACTTAATCGCCGCGGTATGGACGGGATTGTCCATACCGTGGATAACAAGACAATGCGGGAATTCGTGCGCAGCCTGCCATTTGAATTAACGGATGCGCAAAAAAACGTGGAACTGGAAATTTTGCAGGATATGCGATCGCCTTATTGCATGAACCGTCTGCTTCAAGGCGATGTCGGATCAGGCAAAACGGCGGTCGCGGCGATTGCATTATATGCGGCTGTCCGTTCCGGTTTTCAGGGGGCGCTGATGGTTCCTACCGAAATTTTGGCTGAACAGCATATGCGTTCACTGCAGCAGATGTTTGAACCATTTGGCATCACGGTAGCGCTGCTGACAGGCAGCGTCAGCGGACGCAAGCGCAAGGATTTGCTTGCTTCCCTGCAGATCGGCATGACGGACATCGTGGTCGGAACACATGCTTTGATTCAGGAAGATGTGTTTTTCCGCCAATTGGGTCTTGTTGTGACGGATGAACAGCATCGGTTTGGCGTTAACCAGCGCAGCATTTTGCGGAGAAAAGGGTATAACCCGGATGTGCTCACGATGACGGCTACGCCTATTCCGCGAACGCTTGCGATTACCGCTTTTGGCGATTTGGATGTGTCAACATTATCCGAACGGCCCAAAGGGCGAATTCCGATCACCACCTATTGGGTTAAGCATGACAAAATGGACCGCGTCCTTGGATTTATTGCGCGGGAAATAGATCAGGGCCGGCAGGCCTATCTGATTTGTCCGCTCATTGAGGAGTCCGAGAAGCTGGATGTGCAAAATGCGATTGATCTGCATATCCAGATGCAGCAAGCTTTTCCGAAATACCGGGTCGGTTTGCTTCATGGCCGGATGACTCCAGCCGAAAAAGAAGGAGTGATGCGCTCCTTCAAAGAAAATGAAGTCCAGCTCCTGGTATCCACTACAGTCGTGGAAGTAGGCGTGGATGTACCTAACGCGACACTGATGGTGATCATGGATGCCGACCGGTTCGGCCTGTCCCAGCTGCATCAGCTGCGCGGCCGTGTGGGACGGGGGCAGCATGCTTCCTACTGCGTGCTTGTCGCCGATCCCAAATCCGAAGTCGGGCAGGAGCGTATGACCGTCATGACGGAGACGGATGACGGCTTTGAAGTATCGCGCCGGGATTTGGATCTGAGAGGCCCGGGAGATTTCTTCGGAACCAAGCAGAGCGGGCTGCCAGAGTTCCGGCTCGCGGACATGGTGAGCGATTTTGCAGTGCTTGAACAGGCGCGGGATGATGCGTCGCAACTTGTGGGCGATAGCGAGTTTTGGACCTCGCAGGAATATGCTGTGCTGAGGGATTATCTTCGGCAGGAACAGATTTTTCAGGGAGATTTGGTAGATTAG
- a CDS encoding HEAT repeat domain-containing protein, with amino-acid sequence MFSHLYAAYVFIYVCLALISLGIILLFLMKISHNKELRRREFYELKHQDYFKYLQAHLGEEGRLQLPPGKLKPLERRVIQDKFMEWIELFRGEYRNRLIQLCRDAGFVEEDLKALNSLVYGRRLRAAYRLGGMRAGEAVPALLQMLRKGKYSSLSIVVARSIAKSAQTSGDVHEMLRCLLAHGKPIHHLAADIMLETGLDAGSILTELLDDPDPALVKVGLVAMWGQAVPEVMPVLGRLVGSEEKDVRAEAVKLYLSSNPALKDETIVKLMNDHDWEVRAEAAKALGPLHAAGSIPLLVKALQDPSWKVRHNSAGSLAALGEAGFEALCQAAVSGTGIQREAAIQRIEQVMEMEQKHSAIEQMVAYNKKRLIHNRYFGVKQPVKRMTGVAAVGGDYSA; translated from the coding sequence ATGTTCTCGCATTTATACGCCGCATATGTATTTATTTATGTTTGTCTTGCGCTCATCAGCTTGGGCATTATTCTTCTCTTTCTGATGAAAATCTCGCATAACAAAGAACTGCGGCGCAGGGAATTTTATGAGCTCAAACATCAAGATTATTTTAAGTACCTTCAGGCCCATCTCGGAGAAGAAGGGCGGCTTCAGCTTCCTCCGGGCAAGCTTAAGCCGCTGGAGCGGAGGGTGATTCAGGACAAATTCATGGAGTGGATCGAACTGTTCAGAGGGGAGTACCGCAACCGGTTGATTCAGCTTTGCAGGGATGCGGGATTTGTGGAAGAGGATCTGAAGGCTTTAAACAGCCTTGTGTACGGACGCAGGCTTAGGGCTGCGTACCGGCTGGGAGGCATGCGTGCCGGGGAAGCGGTGCCGGCTCTTCTGCAAATGCTGCGGAAAGGCAAATACAGCTCGCTTTCCATCGTGGTGGCGCGTTCCATCGCCAAAAGCGCGCAAACATCCGGAGATGTGCACGAAATGCTGCGCTGCTTGCTTGCGCATGGCAAACCGATCCATCATCTGGCCGCGGATATTATGCTGGAAACGGGACTGGATGCCGGCAGTATCCTGACGGAGCTGCTTGATGATCCGGATCCGGCGCTGGTCAAGGTCGGACTTGTGGCCATGTGGGGACAAGCCGTACCCGAAGTTATGCCGGTGCTCGGGCGGCTGGTCGGCTCCGAGGAAAAGGATGTCCGCGCCGAAGCGGTCAAGCTGTATCTCAGCTCCAATCCTGCGCTTAAGGATGAAACCATCGTTAAACTGATGAATGACCATGATTGGGAAGTCCGTGCGGAGGCAGCCAAGGCTTTGGGTCCGCTGCATGCTGCCGGAAGTATCCCGCTGCTCGTCAAGGCGCTGCAGGACCCCAGTTGGAAGGTGCGGCATAACAGTGCCGGAAGCTTGGCGGCTCTTGGCGAAGCCGGGTTTGAAGCACTGTGCCAGGCTGCGGTTAGCGGAACCGGCATACAGCGCGAGGCTGCGATTCAGCGCATCGAGCAGGTCATGGAGATGGAGCAGAAGCACAGCGCAATCGAGCAAATGGTGGCCTACAACAAGAAGCGGCTCATTCACAACCGTTATTTCGGGGTGAAGCAGCCGGTTAAACGGATGACGGGCGTAGCCGCGGTGGGAGGAGATTACTCTGCTTAG
- the rpe gene encoding ribulose-phosphate 3-epimerase, protein MIKIAPSILSADFAQLGSEVSAVEAGGADWIHVDVMDGHFVPNITLGPAIVSAIKPHTNLPLDVHLMIEQPEAYIADFAKAGADVITVHAEACTHLHRVIHMIKEHGIKAGVAINPATPASAVQEVLADVDLVLVMTVNPGFGGQAFIPRTVHKIRQVRGWLNEASLFDVHIEVDGGVTTETAPLVAEAGADVLVAGSAVYGQKDREAAIRAIRSSAQNV, encoded by the coding sequence ATGATCAAAATAGCGCCATCGATATTGTCAGCAGATTTTGCTCAGTTGGGATCCGAGGTTTCGGCTGTGGAAGCGGGGGGAGCGGACTGGATTCACGTGGATGTGATGGACGGGCATTTCGTTCCCAACATTACGCTCGGACCTGCCATTGTCAGCGCCATTAAGCCGCATACAAACCTGCCGTTGGACGTACATTTGATGATTGAACAGCCGGAAGCGTATATCGCTGATTTTGCCAAGGCCGGCGCTGACGTGATTACCGTTCATGCCGAAGCCTGCACGCATCTGCACCGGGTTATTCACATGATTAAGGAGCATGGAATTAAGGCTGGGGTGGCGATCAATCCGGCAACTCCGGCTTCGGCCGTGCAGGAAGTTTTGGCGGATGTCGATTTGGTTCTTGTTATGACCGTCAATCCCGGTTTTGGAGGACAAGCTTTCATTCCGCGGACAGTGCATAAAATCCGCCAGGTGCGCGGGTGGTTGAACGAAGCTTCGCTGTTTGACGTTCATATCGAAGTAGATGGCGGAGTTACGACCGAAACGGCGCCGCTCGTAGCGGAGGCTGGGGCGGATGTACTCGTTGCAGGCAGCGCCGTTTATGGACAAAAGGATCGCGAAGCGGCGATCCGGGCGATCCGCAGCAGCGCGCAAAACGTATAA
- a CDS encoding DegV family protein has protein sequence MNHAVIVTDSTADIPEELVGKYDIHVVPLRLMFGEETFRDGVDISAEVFYKRLVQSEKLPTTSQASPAEYIDVYQNLMNIHPNCPILSFHISSGLSGTYQSALLAKSMLEDPPLIHVVDSRSASYGFGVLVVHAARLAAEGKSAEEILASVEQLRQQRKLYFLVDTLEYLKKGGRIGKAAAFIGNLLNIKPLLSIDEEGIIYAVEKVRGRKKAITRMIERFREDLGGIQNINVAVGHTADPASADPVLEELSRHYNLGEVVLTNIGPVVGSHVGPGTLAVFIWPS, from the coding sequence ATGAATCATGCGGTAATTGTGACGGACAGCACCGCTGACATACCGGAAGAGCTGGTCGGCAAATATGACATCCATGTGGTTCCCCTTCGTTTGATGTTTGGTGAAGAGACGTTTCGGGACGGCGTGGACATTTCCGCTGAGGTGTTCTACAAACGGCTTGTCCAGTCGGAAAAGCTGCCTACTACGTCGCAGGCTTCTCCTGCCGAATATATCGATGTCTATCAAAATTTGATGAACATACACCCGAACTGCCCGATTCTTTCTTTTCATATTTCATCCGGGCTTAGCGGGACATACCAATCGGCCCTGCTGGCCAAATCGATGCTGGAGGATCCTCCGCTGATCCATGTGGTTGATTCCCGCTCGGCATCCTATGGTTTTGGCGTTTTGGTCGTTCATGCGGCCCGGCTTGCCGCCGAGGGCAAAAGCGCTGAAGAAATTTTGGCGTCGGTGGAGCAGCTGCGGCAGCAGCGTAAACTGTATTTTCTCGTCGATACATTGGAATATCTGAAAAAGGGTGGACGGATCGGCAAAGCTGCTGCATTTATAGGCAATCTGCTGAATATTAAACCGCTCCTGTCCATCGATGAAGAAGGCATTATTTATGCGGTAGAAAAGGTAAGAGGTCGCAAGAAGGCAATAACCCGCATGATTGAAAGATTTAGGGAAGATCTGGGCGGGATTCAAAACATTAATGTGGCCGTAGGCCATACGGCCGACCCGGCTTCGGCCGATCCGGTGCTGGAAGAGCTGTCCAGGCATTATAACCTGGGCGAGGTTGTGCTTACCAATATCGGTCCGGTAGTAGGAAGCCATGTCGGTCCCGGGACATTGGCCGTATTTATCTGGCCTAGTTAA